A window of Solanum stenotomum isolate F172 chromosome 9, ASM1918654v1, whole genome shotgun sequence genomic DNA:
CCTCCACGTGTTCTTATAGAGTTGTTACATATTTAAATTCTGATCTTATAAATGTGCCAACTGAATTGTAACTAAAATGGAGTAATCAAATAAGCTAAAAAAGGAGTTCAGTATGCTGATGTAATTACCCAAAGTTTTTACCAAATAATGAGAGAAACAAAAGTTAATGTTGAACTTTCTACTTACCTATTTGTGTGAACTTGACCACGAAGTTGAAGAAACTTTCAGTTTGGGCTTCTCATTATCTTTTTTGCCTGCATTCAAATTCATCCATGTAAGACAACTATTTGCTCttgttattgtttttcttctccttcttgttgttctttttttttttgtggttatCTTTTGTCAGATTTTCTCTTccaattgtttttaaaattgtcaTTCATTCAACATATTGTGGTTTTAATATGCAGATACATTAGTTCGGTCATACCTATTGGTGCAATGTTTGCAATGACACTTTGGCTTGGAAACACTGCCTACCTCTATATTTCTGTTTCGTTTGCTCAGATGTTGAAAGCAATCAGTAAGTAGTACTTTTTGAGCTGTCTTATAAATTGTAGACTGTAGAAGGTAAAAGTAAATACAGCTTTAGGATAGAAATATATTCACAGGGGAACTGTCATGCAGCACTTCATGCTTGATAGACAGCTTTAGAGGCTCGGCTGGTGACCACCTGCTCAAGTACTTTTTTGATTTGTGCCAAGGGCATCATCTCTCTCTCTTATGGTTTCTTCTGCAGTGCCAGTAGCAGTTTTCATTCTGGGTGTTGCAGCCGGACTCGAAATGATGAGCTGCAGAATGCTTCTCATAATGTCAGTAATCAGTTTGGGTGTACTTGTGGCTTCTTATGGGGAAATAGATATTAACTGGGTAGGTGTTGTCTATCAAATGGGAGGTGTTGTTGGAGAAGCTTTGAGGCTTATATTTATGGAGATTCTGGTGAAACGAAAAGGCCTGAAGCTCAATCCCATATCTGTGATGTACTATGTTAGCCCATGCAGGCATGTATTTTTATAGTCTAAAAGCTTGACGtgttgataattttattttttctgtttcaACTCTATAAATTCTCTATTTGATTGGAATCTTCTTGACAAATGCAGTGCTCTTTGTCTTTTAGTTCCGTGGATCTTTTTGGAGAAACCTAAGATGGATGAACAGAGGACATGGAGCTTTCAACCTCTTATTCTAACCCTAAATTCTCTATGTACCTTTGCCTTGAATCTGTCAGTTTTTCTGGTGATTCAACATACAAGTGCCCTGACAATTCGTGTTGCTGGAGTTGTCAAAGATTGGGTGGTTGTGCTGTTATCTGCACTACTTTTTGCTGATACGAAATTGACGCTGATTAACCTTTTTGGTTATGCTATTGGTAACTTTTCTAACCTCCTTCTCGAAATTCTTCTCCTAACCCTCTTGTGTCGCTGCAGAGatattactctttttttttttaccgcCGAGACATTATTTTAACTATTTAAAGAGCATTACAGTCATGTTCAATGTTCTCCTGTGCTGAGTTCCACTATTCTCATGCAGTCAAATTTATAGGATCAATCTATAAAAAGATTAGATCAGTGAATGCATTTTTGTTATCTGCCTTTTTATTATGATGAGAAATAGTGTGTCAAAGGTGGTCCCCAGACGATGGATCAATCCCTTATATTGAAAAACCTGCTTTAAATCTTCATCTCGTCTTGCTTTGGTTCAATTTAACTTCTGGCAGCTGCATAATCCTTCTGATGTATATCTGTGGGTTTATGCAAACTTAAGAGCTTTTGAGAATGGACTCTACCAACTACCATAACTGCAAATATCAATGCTGCTGCTAGTCCATAGAGAATATCTAAGATTTCTTTTGATCTTGtgcaattgtttttttttttcttttcagaatTTGTATTAGATTGGACTGACATAATCATCACTTCTAGTTAGTGATTCTTTGGAGACAGATGCCAACTAAGGGTTATGGATCTTAGTTGTACATCATTTTGTAACTTGGAGGGTGATAAGTGTAATGCTGAACTAAACTTCATGTTGATTGGGACGGTTTTTTTGATTATTTCTCATGCTAGTAAGCCTAAACATAAGTTTCTGCCTATTGTGTTTATATGTGTGGTAAGAAGTATGAAGATTCATGGTACTACTTCATGAGCTCTTAATAACATATGAAGTTGTGGTGCTCTGTGCAGCTATTGCAGGTGTAGCAGCATATAATAATCACAAGCTAAAAAAGGGTACTTCCCAAGCAAGTTCAGACGAGTCTGAACCCACTGTACCTTTAATACAATCTTCAAATTCCAACAAGTAGATGTATGTGAAGAACAACCTCTCAATTTATCCTGAGGTCTTGTATGTAAATGATGGGAATTGTTCAAGTTCTTGTATGCTCTTATTTGGGGATGGGATTCCACACCCTGGCTCAAGATTTTGCTTATGAGAAGCCATAGTGAAACACAGTGATATTTGACTCGAAAGCATGCTTGTGGATGCAACCTTTTCTGATTGCTTCTGCTTTTGAATTTGGAGGATTTTTGTGATACAT
This region includes:
- the LOC125877737 gene encoding probable sugar phosphate/phosphate translocator At3g14410, whose protein sequence is MADPQRKWVTDDVLTYSYLLLYIALSSGQIFFNKWVLSSKEINFPYPLGLTLLHMVFSSILCFMLTKVLKIMKVEEGMTLDIYISSVIPIGAMFAMTLWLGNTAYLYISVSFAQMLKAIMPVAVFILGVAAGLEMMSCRMLLIMSVISLGVLVASYGEIDINWVGVVYQMGGVVGEALRLIFMEILVKRKGLKLNPISVMYYVSPCSALCLLVPWIFLEKPKMDEQRTWSFQPLILTLNSLCTFALNLSVFLVIQHTSALTIRVAGVVKDWVVVLLSALLFADTKLTLINLFGYAIAIAGVAAYNNHKLKKGTSQASSDESEPTVPLIQSSNSNK